A window of Apodemus sylvaticus chromosome 9, mApoSyl1.1, whole genome shotgun sequence contains these coding sequences:
- the Ndufa11 gene encoding NADH dehydrogenase [ubiquinone] 1 alpha subcomplex subunit 11, giving the protein MARRFFESYNEFPDGSQCHRKAYITTALGGLCGIIGSAYSITHNPADSALEAVARVGRFTFTAAAVGAIFGLTTCVSAQVREKPDDPLNYFLGGCAGGLTLGARTHSYGTAAVGCVYMGTAAALFKIGKLEGWELFPTPKV; this is encoded by the exons ATGGCGAGGCGGTTCTTCGAGTCCTACAATGAGTTCCCCGACGGCTCCCAGTGTCACCGCAAGGCCTACATCACCACGGCCTTAGGCGGCCTTTGCG GTATAATAGGCTCTGCTTACAGCATCACACACAACCCTGCAGACTCGGCCCTGGAAGCGGTGGCCAGAGTTGGCCGGTTCACATTCACTGCAG CTGCTGTCGGAGCAATATTTGGCCTTACCACCTGTGTCAGTGCCCAGGTCCGAGAGAAGCCGGATGACCCCCTGAACTACTTCCTTGGTGGCTGCGCGGGAGGCCTGACGTTGGGAGCGCGCA CTCACAGCTATGGGACTGCAGCCGTGGGCTGCGTCTACATGGGCACCGCGGCCGCCCTCTTCAAGATCGGCAAGCTGGAAGGCTGGGAATTGTTTCCCACCCCCAAGGTGTGA
- the LOC127693010 gene encoding interferon-induced transmembrane protein 1-like, producing MPKGQQEGVVLGGSPHPSFRSNHPTTINTPVEISTPDHMFCSLFNSLFLNFCCLGFTAYAPPHHHKVWGQEDGG from the coding sequence ATGCCCAAGGGGCAGCAAGAGGGGGTTGTACTGGGGGGGTCCCCACACCCCAGCTTCCGCAGTAACCACCCCACCACAATCAACACGCCTGTTGAGATCTCCACGCCTGATCATATGTTCTGCTCCCTGTTCAATTCACTCTTCCTGAATTTCTGCTGCCTGGGTTTCACGGCGtatgcccccccccaccaccataaaGTCTGGGGACAGGAAGATGGTGGGTGA